In Kryptolebias marmoratus isolate JLee-2015 linkage group LG4, ASM164957v2, whole genome shotgun sequence, the following proteins share a genomic window:
- the LOC108231124 gene encoding glutathione peroxidase 1-like: protein MAGNIKRFYDLTAKLLSGEPFSFSALKGKVVLIENVASLUGTTIRDYTQMNELHSRYSTEGLVILSVPCNQFGHQENAKNDEILRSLKYVRPGDGFEPKFPLLEKVDVNGKDAHPLFAYLREKLPVPCDDATALMTDPKFIIWSPVCRNDISWNFEKFLITADGEPYKRYSRHFLTIDIEADIKELLKRVK, encoded by the exons ATGGCCGGAAACATTAAAAGGTTTTACGACCTCACAGCTAAGCTGCTGTCTGGGGAACCCTTTAGTTTCTCAGCACTAAAGGGGAAGGTCGTTCTCATTGAGAACGTGGCTTCCCTCTGAGGAACAACAATCAGGGATTACACACAGATGAACGAGCTCCATTCTCGCTATTCCACCGAGGGACTTGTTATTCTGAGTGTCCCCTGCAATCAGTTTGGACATCAG GAGAACGCCAAGAACGATGAAATCCTGAGGTCCCTGAAGTATGTCCGTCCGGGCGATGGCTTTGAACCAAAGTTCCCTCTGCTTGAGAAGGTGGATGTGAATGGGAAGGACGCCCACCCGTTGTTTGCGTATCTGAGAGAGAAACTCCCAGTCCCCTGCGACGACGCCACGGCTCTCATGACCGACCCGAAGTTCATCATCTGGAGCCCCGTGTGCAGGAATGACATATCCTGGAACTTTGAGAAGTTCCTGATCACAGCTGACGGGGAGCCTTACAAGCGTTACAGCAGGCATTTCCTCACCATTGATATTGAGGCGGATATTAAAGAGCTACTGAAGAGAGTCaagtaa